One Fusarium falciforme chromosome 12, complete sequence DNA window includes the following coding sequences:
- a CDS encoding EHN domain-containing protein encodes MTNYSTLPTGATLDVKPFKAHVAEEKLQHFKKLLELSPIAPPVFENTHARRRYGMERGWLENAKKEWLNKFDWRQHEDRINSFPNFKASVKDSQGNDIEIHFLALFSEKPDAIPIAFFHGWPGSICEFLDLLDILKERYTPQDLPYHVIVPSLPGYAYSSGPPVDVDYGVDLAASALDNLMIGLGFGSGYLAQGGDLGSFVSRFLAMTSDACKGMHVNMMSIPPLNKDDPLTDELEKKALEKAKEFLDTGNAFGLLQGTRSATIGLALSASPLALLSWIGEKILAWTDQDPPLDKILETVTLYWLTDTYPRAMYHNRGMGNPDEKPKMARISVLTNLTHVQLPYVAKSCGYSLFAHEIFPVPKSWAAKTCNLVYFSQHEHGGHFGAMERPKELLADVEEYVRKVWKTGE; translated from the coding sequence ATGACCAACTACTCAACTCTCCCCACCGGTGCAACCCTCGATGTGAAGCCGTTCAAGGCTCACGTCGCCGAAGAAAAGCTCCAGCacttcaagaagctcctcgagctctcCCCAATTGCCCCTCCCGTCTTTGAAAACACCCACGCTCGTCGCAGGTATGGAATGGAGAGAGGCTGGCTCGAGAATGCAAAGAAAGAGTGGCTAAATAAGTTTGACTGGCGCCAGCATGAAGATCGCATCAACTCCTTCCCCAACTTCAAGGCTTCGGTGAAGGATTCCCAGGGCAATGACATCGAGATCCACTTCTTGGCTCTGTTCTCGGAGAAGCCTGATGCTATTCCCATCGCCTTCTTTCATGGCTGGCCTGGTTCCATCTGCGAGTTCCTCGACCTTCTTGACATCCTCAAAGAGCGGTACACTCCCCAAGATCTGCCCTATCACGTCATCGTCCCGTCACTCCCCGGCTACGCATACTCCTCCGGTCCTCCCGTCGATGTCGATTACGGCGTCGATCTCGCAGCCAGCGCACTTGACAATCTGATGATCGGTCTGGGTTTTGGCTCTGGATATCTTGCCCAGGGCGGCGACCTTGGCAGCTTCGTCAGCCGATTCCTCGCCATGACCTCGGATGCCTGCAAGGGCATGCACGTCAACATGATGAGTATCCCGCCGCTGAACAAAGACGATCCTCTCACAgatgagctggagaagaaggcacTGGAGAAGGCGAAGGAGTTCCTGGATACCGGAAATGCCTTTGGACTGTTGCAAGGGACACGAAGTGCCACAATCGGATTGGCATTGAGTGCCAGTCCTTTGGCGCTGCTCAGCTGGATCGGAGAGAAGATTCTCGCATGGACTGACCAAGATCCTCCCCTtgacaagatcctcgagaCAGTGACCCTGTATTGGCTGACGGATACTTACCCTCGGGCCATGTACCACAACCGCGGAATGGGCAACCCAGATGAGAAGCCAAAAATGGCGAGGATCAGTGTGCTCACCAACCTCACCCATGTGCAACTCCCATATGTTGCAAAGTCATGCGGCTACTCCCTCTTTGCGCATGAGATCTTTCCAGTTCCCAAAAGCTGGGCGGCCAAGACTTGCAATCTCGTGTACTTTAGCCAGCACGAGCATGGAGGTCATTTCGGGGCCATGGAGAGACCCAAAGAGCTTCTCGCTGACGTTGAAGAGTATGTCAGGAAGGTGTGGAAGACCGGGGAGTAG
- a CDS encoding Fungal-trans domain-containing protein, with amino-acid sequence MADTTFPAAASSPKSQKSDTPPAADAAPIEVGDDNPADDGDSALGIEASSSSASISSSILDYRTMHGRTYHSERGTAQYWAPNDALQNEVMDIHHHLLTIASEDKLHHAPIKKDIEKALDIGTGTGTTSFLEFYGSQKLLTILFGIRDLGYASFAVSTSKEKVTDSLSDFADEFSATEVIGTDLSPIQPSWVPPNLKFEIEDCTQPWTFRPDTFDYIHMRYLVGSVKDWNSLFEQAFHACKPGGWVESFEGVPIMQSDDGSVPDDSAMTGWGKTFIEAGKKLGRSFTVVDDYVQEEGMAAAGLVDIESRIFKIPIGRWPKDHNYRNIGLFAQEVLEGDVEGHVLHVADLAWGWSKEQVTVYCAKLRKEIRSGKHHPYYRIKIVVSGEGDISLPDTPATGPTFFGFTGHTEIFQETKNYLSQLRLFDTDFDDASVSGSTSHCRVNFQDLSPTIRQTCLAILGCVFGPTYQQLLLQNTMQKPTPFSHFAVPVIVDSLHTAFGPHSYSQKQDLERIAERICNNTSRPLLDIHTSPKAWMDQFCGPNLRWESLGLLWSTLATLPDAFNTLEDAQLNTTGVKTPPASALSFLARCIELAQNFTEGNDLLINLYRLKETSQSGITGDASLICWVTHAEAVAMMTYLGGHAQKDGPNYKPSLCSEYKRHLFAQVFSVDRHGVAFTGRPPLLHRKYCTTPLPLDLSEEELVADEATFTNAVAALDANGWNTRGGIYVSTFCRARVMIIYLLDEIMELALSPGANPTLESLRALKQREMDTISQFPAGLVYNPQDLADPSIDADILTVRMLLQITHLQNLFLLERLLLRHGAPDEGDLLITTFEIVTLTLTFWTQKDRFSQVRRYFEWLLMAFAAPGGGILCLELLQPTFHWKHPKDDRLTRSSLVQQLSLLVGFFDWVGPSAPNADLCANCKIVIQHVLDYHLNDAMGTLGVLEDFNSGLTGPMNFNFDLLNTFDWLDTSLR; translated from the exons ATGGCAGACACTACATTTCCCGCAGCAGCATCGTCACCCAAGTCTCAAAAGTCGGACACACCTCCAGCAGCTGATGCGGCCCCAATCGAGGTTGGGGATGATAATCCcgctgatgatggagacTCGGCTCTTGGTATCGAGGCCAGCAGCTCCTCAGCGTCTATCAGCTCGAGTATCCTAGACTATAGGACGATGCACGGGAGGACGTATCATTCTGAGAGAGGGACTGCTCAGTATTG GGCACCCAATGATGCACTGCAGAATGAAGTCATGGATATTCA TCACCATCTCTTGACGATTGCTTCTGAAGATAAGCTCCATCACGCGCCAATCAAGAAGGATATCGAA AAAGCCTTAGATATTGGAACTGGAACAGGCACGACCTCATTCCTAGAATTCTATGGCAGTCAAAAGTTGCTGACTATTCTCTTTGGCATTAGGGATCTGGGCTATGCAAGTTTTGCAGTTTCAACCTCGAAAGAAAAGGTGACTGACTCTCTCAGCGACTTTGCCGATGAGTTTTCTGCCACCGAAGTAATTGGAACCGACCTCTCTCCAATTCAGCCATCTTGGGTCCCGCCCAACCTGAAATT CGAAATCGAGGATTGCACCCAGCCATGGACCTTTCGCCCAGACACGTTCGACTACATCCATATGCGCTATCTAGTAGGAAGCGTCAAGGACTGGAACAGTCTTTTCGAGCAAGCCTTCCACGCATGCAAGCCCGGAGGATGGGTCGAAAGCTTCGAAGGCGTGCCGATTATGCagagcgacgatggcagTGTCCCTGACGATAGTGCCATGACCGGCTGGGGCAAGACGTTTATTGAGGCTGGCAAGAAGCTTGGAAGGTCTTTTACGGTGGTTGATGATTACGTGCAGGAGGAGGGCATGGCAGCAGCAGGGTTGGTCGACATTGAATCGAGGATCTTTAAG ATACCCATTGGACGATGGCCCAAGGATCACAACTACAGAAACATTGGTCTTTTCGCACAAGAGGTTCTGGAGGGAGATGTTGAGGGTCATGTTCTTCACGTGGCCGATCTCGCCTGGGGGTGGTCGAAAGAACAAGTCACGGTCTACTGCGCAAAGCTGCGAAAGGAGATTCGCTCTGGGAAGCATCATCCTTACTATCGCATCAAAATTGT GGTATCTGGCGAAGGAGACATTTCACTTCCTGACACGCCCGCGACGGGGCCGACATTTTTCGGTTTCACTGGCCATACCGAGATCTTCCAAGAGACAAAGAATTACCTCTCGCAGCTCCGACTATTCGATACTGACTTTGATGATGCAAGTGTATCAGGATCAACATCACATTGCCGAGTCAACTTTCAGGACCTGTCACCCACAATTCGCCAGACTTGTCTTGCAATCCTGGGCTGTGTATTCGGCCCGACCTATCAACAGCTACTGCTGCAAAACACGATGCAGAAGCCGACACCGTTTTCGCATTTTGCGGTCCCTGTCATCGTCGACTCGTTACACACTGCTTTCGGACCCCATTCGTATAGCCAAAAGCAAGATCTGGAACGCATCGCTGAGCGGATATGCAACAACACAAGTCGACCCCTACTCGACATTCATACCAGTCCAAAGGCATGGATGGATCAATTTTGCGGCCCGAACCTCAGATGGGAGTCACTCGGTCTCTTGTGGTCCACCCTTGCAACCTTGCCAGACGCTTTCAATACTCTCGAGGATGCTCAACTCAACACTACAGGAGTCAAGACGCCACCGGCATCTGCCTTGTCATTCTTGGCAAGATGTATTGAGTTGGCACAGAATTTCACCGAAGGAAATGACTTGTTGATTAATCTCTATCGTCTGAAGGAAACATCCCAGTCGGGTATCACAGGTGACGCGA GCCTGATCTGCTGGGTAACCCATGCAGAGGCAGTCGCCATGATGACGTACCTTGGAGGACACGCGCAAAAGGATGGCCCCAACTACAAGCCCTCTTTGTGTTCCGAGTACAAGCGACATCTCTTCGCCCAAGTCTTCTCCGTTGATAGACATGGTGTCGCATTCACAGGGCGTCCACCGCTGCTTCATCGTAAATACTGCACGACTCCCCTTCCTCTTGACTTGAGTGAAGAGGAACTTGTGGCTGATGAAGCTACCTTTACGAACGCTGTTGCTGCGTTGGATGCTAATGGCTGGAATACGCGTGGAGGCATCTATGTGTCCACGTTTTGCCGAGCGCGCGTCATGATTATCTATCTTCTTGACGAGATTATGGAACTAGCTCTTAGCCCTGGAGCCAACCCAACTCTCGAGTCGCTGAG GGCTCTCAAACAGCGCGAGATGGACACCATTTCACAGTTCCCAGCTGGACTGGTCTATAACCCTCAAGACCTTGCCGACCCCAGTATCGACGCGGACATTCTTACCGTCAGAATGTTGCTTCAGATTACACACCTGCAGAACTTGTTTTTGCTGgaaaggctgctgctgcggcacGGTGCTCCGGACGAGGGGGACTTGCTCATAACAACGTTTGAGATTGTGACCCTGACTCTTACTTTCTGGACGCAGAAAGATCGTTTCTCTCAAGTCCGTCGCTATTTCGAGTGGCTG TTGATGGCTTTCGCCGCACCAGGAGGTGGAATCCTATGCCTCGAACTCCTACAACCAACCTTTCACTGGAAGCACCCCAAAGACGACCGCCTAACCCGCTCAAGTCTTGTCCAACAACTCAGCTTGTTGGTCGGCTTCTTTGACTGGGTTGGACCCTCGGCGCCAAATGCAGATCTCTGCGCCAACTGCAAGATTGTGATTCAGCATGTGCTGGATTATCATCTTAACGACGCGATGGGTACTTTGGGTGTTTTGGAGGATTTTAATTCTGGGCTGACGGGGCCTATGAACTTTAATTTTGACCTACTGAATACGTTTGATTGGCTGGATACGAGTTTAAGGTAG
- a CDS encoding LPG-synthase-C domain-containing protein, whose amino-acid sequence MRGSSMQSSSSSLTCEGCSQLDTPRLSTSPSSTTQVCDETIISRTYYAACDLFHLDSGSTPTDDHSINNPVTVFDEAYHLHARTAHMGILDPAYKVFTSHQGLGALLYKLQARTAVVAGDPLCTTEHRTPLLKEFAIFRKEQGLGIAFVGASEDFSLYAQQQGWTTLRFGHERVINPLTNKVLRNQASKRMISQNRMLLDPKRGGTSIKIYCPSVTGVDASLEYRLQQLYDDWRQERNHKCGKDLQAFVTVYDLFSYPASTLFLYTTDKDGSITGFATLRALGAQNGFHIDPFIASSTAPRGITDLLIVTSMQILKHAEIGYLSLGFEPASDIQEVHGQTKFESWVWKQGYNRVIKSVPVTGKAAFFNKFYPEDSLSSDLFICVPGRGIPVRGSLALMQFANMNVWQLLIHKKGKHKEPQTTSSS is encoded by the coding sequence ATGCGCGGGTCCAGCATgcagtcttcttcttcctctctcacCTGTGAAGGCTGTTCCCAGCTAGACACACCCAGACTATCAACATCTCCCTCTTCAACAACTCAAGTATGCGATGAAACTATTATTTCTCGAACCTACTATGCCGCTTGCGATCTATTCCACTTGGACTCCGGTTCCACTCCCACAGATGATCACAGTATCAACAACCCCGTGACGGTCTTCGATGAAGCATACCACCTTCACGCTCGAACCGCTCACATGGGCATTCTCGACCCTGCCTACAAAGTCTTTACCAGCCACCAAGGCCTGGGCGCTTTACTTTACAAGCTCCAAGCCCGCACCGCTGTCGTAGCGGGGGACCCCTTATGCACAACTGAGCACCGGACACCACTCCTAAAGGAATTCGCCATCTTTCGTAAGGAACAAGGGCTTGGCATTGCATTTGTCGGCGCGAGCGAGGACTTTTCCCTGTACGCCCAGCAACAAGGATGGACAACACTACGCTTTGGTCATGAACGAGTCATCAACCCTCTCACTAACAAAGTGTTGCGGaaccaagcaagcaagcgcATGATCAGCCAAAATAGAATGCTTCTCGACCCTAAGAGGGGTGGTACATCGATAAAGATATACTGCCCCAGTGTCACTGGTGTTGACGCTTCTTTGGAATATCGACTGCAGCAGCTCTACGACGATTGGCGACAGGAGAGGAACCACAAGTGCGGGAAAGACTTGCAGGCCTTTGTCACAGTTTACGATCTATTCTCATATCCAGCCTCGACACTATTTCTTTACACCACTGACAAAGATGGCTCCATCACTGGGTTCGCAACTCTAAGGGCGCTCGGTGCCCAGAACGGATTTCATATCGACCCTTTTATTGCCTCTTCTACTGCCCCGCGTGGCATCACCGACCTCCTTATCGTCACTTCCATGCAGATCCTCAAGCATGCCGAGATTGGTTACCTCAGCCTAGGCTTCGAACCAGCTTCCGATATTCAGGAAGTGCATGGACAGACCAAGTTTGAGTCTTGGGTCTGGAAACAGGGCTACAATCGCGTTATCAAGTCGGTCCCTGTGACGGGCAAGGCGGCTTTCTTCAACAAATTCTATCCTGAGGATTCACTCAGCTCAGATTTATTCATTTGTGTTCCTGGTAGGGGTATCCCAGTTCGTGGATCACTTGCTCTTATGCAGTTCGCCAACATGAATGTGTGGCAACTACTTATCCATAAGAAGGGGAAGCATAAGGAACCCCAAACTACATCATCTTCATAG
- a CDS encoding SGL domain-containing protein, producing the protein MPSAKKGREPPRRGKDGYKEAESVRKSRFFSSTTMAVSVLTLAVLGPIGLGLFHHAEAKAAIRPLPDAAQVIDQKSFLVLDNIPAPKEFLATKEFTWPGVTQKSLSERPFHIYDPEFYDIIGSDPSLTLLSTSDKDPIFHEAVVWYPPTDEVFFVQNAGDPDAGTGLNKSSVIQKISLAEAEALRNGSHEASEIKITIVDSKPQVINPNGGTNYKGQIIFAGEGQGDKIPSALYLMNPEKPYNTTTLINNFFGRQFNSLNDVSINPRNGDIYFTDTQYGYWQHFRPEPGLQNQVYRLNLETGAVTVVADGFVSPNGLTFSPDGSYAYVTDTGLSQGLFGQNYTRPASIYRFDVQEDGTWEYRKTFAYASSRLPDGIHCDSKGNVYAGCGDGVHVWNPSGKFIGKIFTGINAANFQFAGDGRMIIMGRTKLFYATLEASGARLN; encoded by the exons ATGCCGTCTGCGAAAAAGGGCCGTGAACCGCCGAGGCGGGGTAAGGATGGATATAAAGAGGCCGAGTCGGTGAGAAAGTCgcgcttcttcagctctaCCACCATGGCTGTTTCAGTTCTTACTCTTGCTGTTCTTGGGCCTATTGGCTTGGGTCTTTTTCATCAtgctgaggccaaggcggccATAAGGCCGTTACCGGATGCGGCGCAGGTGATCGACCAGAAGAGCTTCCTTGTCTTGGACAATATCCCGGCACCAAAGGAGTTTCTCGCAACCAAG GAATTCACATGGCCTGGGGTTACGCAAAAATCCCTCAGCGAACGACCCTTTCACATCTATGACCCCGAGTTCTACGACATCATTGGAAGTGATCCCTCCCTAACCTTGCTGTCCACCTCAGACAAGGATCCTATCTTCCATGAAGCTGTCGTCTG GTACCCTCCTACCGACGAGGTCTTTTTTGTTCAGAATGCTGGCGACCCCGATGCTGGGACGGGTCTTAACAAATCGTCTGTCATTCAGAAGATTTCCCTTGCAGAGGCCGAGGCCTTGAGAAATGGTTCGCACGAGGCGAGCGAGATTAAGATTACCATTGTGGACTCGAAGCCACAGGTCATTAACCCAAACG GTGGCACAAACTACAAGGGCCAGATCATATTTGCGGGCGAAGGTCAGGGAGACAAGATCCCCTCCGCCCTGTACCTTATGAACCCCGAAAAGCCATACAACACTACAA CCCTCATCAATAATTTTTTCGGTAGACAGTTCAACTCCCTCAATGACGTCTCTATCAACCCTCGAAATGGCGATATTTACTTCACCGACACCCAGTACGGCTACTGGCAGCATTTCAGGCCCGAGCCTGGCTTGCAAAACCAGGTTTACCGCCTCAACCTGGAGACCGGGGCAGTGACTGTAGTTGCTGATGGCTTTGTATCCCCGAATG GCCTCACCTTTTCCCCGGATGGATCCTATGCATATGTCACAGACACAGGACTGAGCCAGGGACTATTTGGGCAGAACTACACAAGGCCTGCCTCAAT CTACCGCTTCGACGTCCAAGAGGACGGCACGTGGGAGTACCGCAAGACATTCGCATACGCTTCATCACGTCTGCCTGACG GAATTCACTGCGATTCCAAAGGAAACGTGTACGCAGGCTGCGGAGATGGCGTTCACGTCTGGAACCCCTCTGGAAAATTCATCGGCAAGATTTTCACCGGTATCAACGCCGCCAACTTTCAGTTCGCTGGTGACGGTCGGATGATTATCATGGGAAGAACCAAGCTGTTCTATGCTACGCTTGAGGCTTCAGGGGCACGTCTAAACTGA
- a CDS encoding Abhydrolase-3 domain-containing protein, which produces MSIEQDTASTGASERSHAEIMAIAARGNEITGLDIFQKTTDDIAPARVDELMSRMHQDQPVGGTDMSYGDSDAQHLRFWKSKSPKAPIVVFVHGGSWRVGTHLDSIGADKVNHLLTKGYAFATINYTLIPLVKVEEQVQEVANAVGFLAKNVDELGFDDGRVILMGHSSGAHVVTLLGTDTSYLGRAGVDIRTIQAVISIDGSNYNALAEMMDSPGPIAQNMTYGLGSDPERLRAMSPTYHARGPNAQAFLLLHVQRQGDIRQAVEFAAALTAAGTKVAFHVFEGEWFEGHMQMLLKLGDPEYPATLVMDNWLNEHVPLA; this is translated from the coding sequence ATGTCTATCGAACAAGATACTGCCTCCACCGGCGCATCTGAGCGCAGCCATGCTGAAATCATGGCCATCGCAGCCAGAGGAAACGAGATCACGGGATTGGACATTTTCCAAAAGACAACAGACGATATTGCTCCCGCGAGAGTCGACGAGTTGATGTCGCGGATGCACCAAGATCAGCCCGTTGGAGGTACCGACATGTCGTATGGGGACAGTGATGCACAGCATCTTCGCTTCTGGAAGTCCAAATCACCGAAAGCTCCAATTGTCGTGTTTGTCCATGGCGGGAGCTGGAGAGTAGGCACACACCTGGACTCGATAGGAGCAGATAAAGTCAACCATTTGCTCACCAAGGGGTACGCATTTGCCACCATCAATTACACCCTCATTCCTCTAGTCAAGGTGGAAGAACAGGTGCAGGAGGTAGCCAACGCGGTCGGCTTCCTGGCCAAGAATGTAGATGAACTCGGATTTGACGATGGACGGGTCATTTTGATGGGGCATAGCTCTGGAGCACATGTCGTCACTCTGCTGGGGACTGACACAAGTTACTTGGGGCGCGCAGGGGTGGATATCCGCACCATACAAGCCGTCATCTCGATCGATGGCTCCAACTATAATGCGTtggccgagatgatggacaGTCCGGGTCCGATAGCACAAAACATGACCTACGGACTCGGCTCCGATCCGGAGCGGCTGCGCGCCATGTCGCCGACTTACCACGCTCGCGGTCCTAATGCCCAGGCTTTTCTGCTACTACATGTTCAAAGGCAAGGCGACATTAGACAGGCGGTCGAGTTCGCCGCTGCATTGACTGCTGCGGGCACTAAAGTAGCCTTCCATGTATTCGAGGGCGAGTGGTTTGAAGGTCATATGCAGATGCTACTCAAGCTTGGTGACCCGGAATATCCTGCGACTTTGGTTATGGATAACTGGCTGAATGAGCATGTTCCATTGGCCTAG